In Meiothermus ruber DSM 1279, the following proteins share a genomic window:
- a CDS encoding response regulator transcription factor gives MRLLLVEDEPNIARPVLRALEAQGHQVRHAPDLTTARALLAEAEPDLMILDVRLPESEDGGFILAREARAAGYKGPILFMTARDALADRVMGLDEGGDDYVVKPFDLPELLARVRALLRRMSEVKQSRVQLGPLELDLADRSVRWEGRLVELSGREYALLERLALFPGRVYSPEELLDLIWGEEASDTGVVKVCVHHLRNKLDSRVVRTVPGGYRLGVEP, from the coding sequence ATGCGGCTCTTGCTGGTCGAAGACGAGCCCAACATCGCCCGCCCGGTTCTGCGGGCGCTGGAGGCCCAGGGGCACCAGGTGCGCCATGCGCCCGACCTGACCACGGCCCGTGCGCTGCTGGCCGAGGCCGAGCCCGACCTGATGATTCTGGACGTGCGCCTGCCCGAGTCGGAGGACGGGGGGTTTATTCTGGCCCGTGAAGCCCGCGCCGCCGGCTACAAAGGCCCCATTCTCTTCATGACCGCCCGCGACGCCCTGGCCGACCGGGTGATGGGTCTGGACGAAGGCGGTGACGACTACGTGGTCAAACCCTTCGACCTGCCCGAGCTTCTGGCGCGGGTGCGGGCTTTGCTGCGCCGGATGAGCGAGGTCAAACAAAGCCGGGTGCAGTTGGGCCCCCTCGAGCTCGACCTCGCCGACCGCAGCGTGCGCTGGGAGGGGCGGCTGGTGGAGCTATCCGGGCGGGAGTACGCGCTGCTGGAACGGCTGGCCCTGTTTCCGGGCCGGGTCTACAGCCCCGAGGAGCTGCTCGACCTGATCTGGGGGGAGGAAGCCTCCGATACCGGGGTGGTCAAGGTGTGTGTACACCACCTGCGCAACAAGCTGGATAGCCGCGTGGTGCGCACGGTGCCGGGGGGCTACCGGCTGGGGGTGGAGCCATGA
- a CDS encoding glycoside hydrolase family 125 protein, with protein MELMTPAPILDAPPEHLPTGNLEVHLEASPKAPSIARIGVASLGLNGLLDWVGAPLLEVSGQGWQLSRLADWIPCWENEHLTVTLLAPYGERGVALHIEPRLPGPIQVAGNLEYLGLRRFREEPLDCLFRSGHDTWTGSHVLEARAERTLLALGLQADPPPRHIDWGLQFVLEWDAGPVTLYLGLAPEADGARTTALHLRRVGWENLLRKTLHKLALLSTNYAGPLYEVYRRHLIFSYFYAQADTLEGEPVVLTSRSPHYYVSGAYWARDALLWFFPALLKADRKRARAVLKAVFQRYARWPGEHAQYLGGPPLYPGFELDQAAAYPLALARYLEATGPNPELVAELREPLAWVLARVAEEKHPSLTLYRTFLSPTDDPVREPYLTYDNALWCVALERLAPFWPEAEALRLEARAIRETLYRQAERNGRFVFSFEPGGPHTFADEPAGSLLLLPHLGFCSRQDPIWQATALWILGSDNPHHYKGRFPGEGSAHFPFPSGFGLANRILSGLMRPAGDALMILEQAPLDQGYACESFDPETGQARTGVGFAALAGFIAYALAAGKDPKGATV; from the coding sequence ATGGAGCTGATGACGCCCGCCCCCATCCTGGACGCACCCCCCGAGCACCTGCCCACCGGGAACCTCGAGGTGCACCTAGAAGCCAGCCCCAAAGCCCCCTCGATTGCGCGCATTGGGGTGGCCTCCCTGGGGCTCAATGGCCTGCTGGACTGGGTGGGGGCGCCGCTTCTGGAAGTATCCGGGCAGGGCTGGCAGCTCTCGCGCCTCGCGGACTGGATTCCCTGTTGGGAGAACGAGCACCTCACGGTCACGCTGCTGGCCCCCTACGGTGAACGGGGGGTGGCCCTGCACATCGAACCCCGCCTGCCGGGGCCCATTCAAGTGGCCGGCAATTTGGAGTACCTGGGCCTGCGGCGCTTCCGGGAGGAGCCGCTCGACTGCCTTTTTCGCAGCGGGCACGATACCTGGACGGGGAGCCATGTGCTGGAAGCCCGCGCCGAGCGTACGTTGCTGGCCCTGGGCCTGCAGGCCGACCCCCCGCCGCGCCACATAGATTGGGGCCTGCAGTTCGTGCTCGAGTGGGACGCCGGCCCGGTCACGCTCTACCTGGGCCTGGCCCCCGAGGCTGACGGGGCCCGCACCACCGCCCTGCACCTGCGGCGGGTGGGCTGGGAAAACCTGCTGCGCAAAACCCTGCACAAACTGGCCCTGCTGAGCACCAATTACGCTGGCCCTCTTTACGAGGTCTACCGGCGGCATCTGATTTTCAGTTATTTCTACGCCCAGGCCGACACCCTGGAGGGCGAGCCCGTGGTGCTCACCTCGAGGAGCCCCCACTACTACGTCTCGGGGGCCTACTGGGCCCGCGACGCGCTTTTGTGGTTTTTTCCGGCCCTGCTCAAGGCCGACCGCAAACGGGCAAGGGCGGTGCTGAAAGCGGTTTTCCAGCGCTACGCCCGCTGGCCGGGGGAGCACGCCCAGTACCTGGGCGGGCCGCCCCTGTATCCCGGCTTCGAGCTCGACCAGGCCGCGGCCTACCCCCTGGCCCTGGCCCGCTACCTCGAGGCCACCGGCCCCAACCCCGAGCTGGTGGCCGAGCTGCGCGAACCCCTGGCCTGGGTGTTGGCGCGGGTGGCCGAGGAAAAGCACCCCTCCCTCACCCTCTACCGCACCTTCCTCTCCCCCACCGACGACCCGGTCAGGGAGCCCTACCTGACCTACGACAACGCGCTGTGGTGCGTGGCGCTGGAACGGCTGGCCCCCTTCTGGCCGGAGGCCGAGGCGCTCAGGCTCGAGGCCCGGGCCATCCGCGAGACCCTCTACCGCCAGGCCGAGCGCAACGGACGCTTCGTTTTCAGCTTTGAGCCGGGGGGCCCCCACACCTTCGCCGACGAACCCGCGGGCAGCCTGCTGCTGCTCCCGCACCTGGGCTTTTGCAGCCGCCAGGACCCCATCTGGCAGGCCACTGCGCTGTGGATTCTGGGAAGCGACAACCCCCACCACTACAAAGGGCGCTTCCCCGGCGAGGGCTCGGCCCATTTTCCCTTTCCCTCGGGCTTTGGCCTGGCCAACCGGATTCTCTCGGGGCTGATGCGGCCGGCAGGGGACGCGCTCATGATCCTCGAGCAGGCCCCCCTCGATCAGGGCTACGCCTGCGAGTCCTTCGACCCCGAGACCGGCCAGGCCCGCACCGGGGTGGGGTTTGCTGCGCTGGCCGGTTTTATTGCCTACGCGCTGGCCGCGGGCAAAGACCCCAAAGGGGCTACCGTATAG
- a CDS encoding MFS transporter: protein MTPPPGEPRRSQILAIWEGVLAILFINWSTGMVMTGYALWLGAPPVALAILGALPMVGQMAAPLALFFRGSRKDLSANLSVFGRGLFVLALFVPLMPEAWRIPGLLTIAALSQLILAPVSVLWTSWMADLVPDQLRGRYFGLRNGLLGLVGTLGNLAAGALIDALGKPWGFLLVLGLAVGAGVGATFILRRQFEPPMTSSPPRLAEYIQPLSDRRFRGFLGFVVLFLGAVSVGGPFVFPLFLEYARMSFTQVGLWTVIAASCGLVLSPLWGRLADRIGHWQVLLFSSSVAALVLPPLWLAGGPGRLETIWLAAVFDAVAWGGIGTALTNVALQSAPPQKRNLYLAWYWTAYAVGGMLGSLLGGALGNLHKNHQLFPSPYHLPILASMGLRMVAVYYLGWRIRRDKRRALLESTAEPPSSVENKASDA from the coding sequence GTGACACCGCCCCCTGGTGAACCGCGTCGCTCGCAAATCCTAGCCATCTGGGAGGGCGTGCTCGCGATTCTATTCATCAACTGGAGCACCGGCATGGTCATGACCGGCTATGCGCTGTGGCTGGGGGCGCCCCCGGTGGCCCTGGCCATCCTGGGGGCGCTGCCCATGGTCGGACAGATGGCCGCGCCGCTGGCCCTGTTTTTTCGGGGCAGCCGGAAGGATCTGAGCGCCAACCTCTCGGTGTTCGGACGCGGGCTGTTCGTGCTGGCTCTGTTCGTGCCGTTGATGCCCGAAGCCTGGCGCATACCAGGCCTTTTGACCATTGCCGCCCTCTCACAGCTCATCCTGGCTCCAGTTAGCGTGCTGTGGACAAGCTGGATGGCCGACCTGGTGCCAGATCAACTACGGGGCCGCTACTTTGGGCTGCGCAACGGGCTGCTGGGCCTGGTGGGCACCCTGGGCAACCTGGCCGCTGGCGCCCTGATTGACGCCCTGGGCAAACCCTGGGGGTTCCTGCTGGTGCTGGGCCTGGCGGTGGGGGCCGGGGTGGGGGCCACCTTCATCCTGCGACGGCAGTTTGAACCGCCCATGACCAGCAGCCCGCCCCGCCTGGCCGAGTACATCCAGCCTCTCTCCGACCGGCGCTTCCGGGGCTTTTTGGGGTTTGTGGTGCTGTTTTTGGGCGCGGTGAGCGTGGGAGGGCCCTTCGTGTTTCCGCTCTTCCTCGAGTACGCCCGCATGAGCTTTACCCAGGTGGGCCTCTGGACGGTGATCGCCGCAAGCTGTGGGCTGGTGCTGAGCCCCTTGTGGGGTCGGCTGGCCGACCGGATTGGGCACTGGCAGGTGTTGTTGTTCAGCAGCAGCGTGGCCGCCCTGGTGCTGCCCCCTTTGTGGCTGGCCGGTGGGCCAGGCCGCCTCGAGACCATCTGGCTGGCTGCGGTCTTTGATGCGGTGGCCTGGGGTGGAATCGGCACCGCCCTGACCAACGTGGCCTTGCAAAGCGCGCCACCGCAAAAACGCAACCTCTACCTGGCCTGGTACTGGACGGCCTACGCGGTGGGGGGCATGCTGGGCTCTTTGCTGGGCGGGGCGCTGGGCAACCTGCACAAAAATCACCAGCTCTTTCCCAGTCCCTACCACCTGCCCATTCTGGCTTCCATGGGGCTGCGGATGGTGGCGGTGTACTACCTGGGGTGGCGCATCCGGCGCGATAAACGAAGGGCCCTGCTGGAGTCGACAGCAGAGCCCCCGTCGTCCGTCGAAAACAAGGCATCTGATGCTTGA
- a CDS encoding sensor histidine kinase, whose protein sequence is MRFFNRIEVRLSLLMALVVVATSLLTVGLNTYQRERTFRELPAEVRDILRRSDSRLPALGFPSELRDVLLSGQEIRVRLEPNPDPENPNPVFVLSLPDGSGTEIRVQPPPRLRRPNLETRLQQNLLIASLAATGLGVLLALIFARRIARPIEAISDAAGRLAQGDLKARVGPQPGEDEVARLARNFDQMAEALERLEAERRAMIADIAHELRTPLTVMQGRLEAIQDGVMPLEMSEVDRLHQQARLLSRLVEDLRTLSLADAGRLNLTLQPLNLAELADRMADTFQAALEAKRITLERRLPEGPVLVRADSDRLAQVIGNLLSNALGHTPAGGWIGLEVAAEAAQARLRVLDSGPGIPAEALNKVFDRFYRAEASRSRATGGSGLGLSIVKALVELHKGTVTARNRPEGGAVFEVRLPLHQAG, encoded by the coding sequence ATGCGCTTTTTCAATCGTATCGAGGTTCGACTAAGCCTGCTGATGGCGCTGGTGGTGGTGGCGACCAGCCTGCTCACGGTGGGTCTCAACACCTACCAGCGCGAGCGCACCTTCCGGGAGCTGCCCGCCGAGGTGCGCGATATCCTGCGGCGCAGCGATAGCCGCCTGCCGGCGCTGGGTTTCCCTTCGGAGCTGCGCGATGTGCTGCTTTCCGGCCAGGAGATTCGCGTGCGGCTCGAGCCCAACCCCGACCCTGAGAACCCCAACCCGGTCTTTGTGCTGAGCCTGCCCGATGGTTCGGGCACCGAGATTCGGGTGCAGCCGCCGCCCCGCCTGCGGCGGCCCAACCTGGAGACCCGGTTGCAGCAGAACCTGCTGATTGCGAGCCTGGCCGCGACCGGCCTGGGGGTGCTGCTGGCGCTGATCTTTGCCCGGCGGATTGCGCGGCCCATCGAGGCCATTTCCGATGCCGCAGGCCGCCTGGCCCAGGGCGACCTCAAGGCCCGGGTGGGCCCCCAGCCGGGCGAGGACGAGGTGGCCCGGCTGGCCCGCAACTTCGACCAGATGGCCGAGGCTTTGGAGCGGCTCGAGGCCGAGCGCCGGGCCATGATTGCCGATATTGCCCACGAGCTGCGCACCCCCCTCACGGTGATGCAGGGCCGCCTCGAGGCCATCCAGGATGGGGTCATGCCCCTGGAGATGAGCGAGGTAGACCGGCTGCACCAGCAGGCCCGGCTGCTCTCGCGCCTGGTTGAAGACCTGCGCACCCTTTCGCTGGCCGATGCGGGGCGGCTCAACCTGACCTTGCAGCCCCTCAACCTGGCTGAGCTGGCCGACCGGATGGCCGACACCTTTCAGGCGGCTCTGGAGGCCAAGCGGATTACGCTCGAGCGGCGGCTGCCCGAAGGGCCCGTCCTGGTGCGGGCCGATTCTGACCGGCTGGCCCAGGTGATCGGGAACCTGCTCTCCAACGCCCTGGGTCACACCCCGGCCGGGGGGTGGATTGGGCTCGAGGTGGCCGCCGAGGCTGCGCAGGCCCGCTTGCGGGTGCTGGACAGCGGCCCGGGCATCCCCGCGGAAGCCCTGAACAAGGTCTTCGACCGTTTCTACCGGGCCGAGGCCTCGCGCTCCAGGGCCACCGGCGGCAGCGGGCTGGGGCTCTCCATCGTCAAGGCCCTGGTGGAGCTGCACAAAGGAACGGTGACGGCCCGCAACCGTCCCGAGGGCGGGGCAGTTTTCGAGGTGCGCCTGCCGCTTCATCAGGCCGGTTGA
- a CDS encoding SHOCT domain-containing protein, protein MWMMDYRGRWDGFGYYGFGWMDDVLWALLLLGLIALVAVLIVRLLRSPTNGSKAAPDRALEIARERYAKGEISQAEFETLKKNLSG, encoded by the coding sequence ATGTGGATGATGGATTACCGTGGACGTTGGGATGGCTTTGGCTACTACGGCTTTGGCTGGATGGACGATGTGCTGTGGGCCCTGCTGTTGCTCGGACTGATTGCGCTGGTGGCGGTGCTGATTGTGCGACTGTTGCGCAGCCCCACCAATGGCAGCAAAGCGGCCCCCGACCGGGCCCTGGAGATCGCCCGCGAGCGCTATGCCAAAGGCGAGATCAGCCAGGCCGAGTTCGAGACCCTCAAGAAGAACCTGAGCGGATAG
- a CDS encoding response regulator transcription factor has translation MALVLVVEDEPEIAEILEGYLRREGFRTERASDGRQALNLVRAARPDLVLLDIMLPEMDGLEVLRRIRSSGHTPVILVTARTEDLDKLLGLELGADDYVTKPFSPREVVARVKAVLRRVVLAEAPKEVLRVGPLEIDSEKVVARLGGVRLELTPTEFRLLEALARTPGKAFSRAELLEAALPDSDALERVVDVHLKNLRRKLEAAGGAGLLETVRGVGYRLWTE, from the coding sequence ATGGCGCTGGTACTGGTGGTGGAAGACGAGCCGGAGATCGCTGAGATTCTGGAAGGTTACCTGCGCCGGGAGGGGTTCCGCACCGAGCGGGCCTCCGATGGCCGGCAGGCCCTGAACCTGGTGCGAGCGGCCCGGCCCGACCTGGTGCTGCTGGACATCATGCTGCCGGAGATGGACGGCCTCGAGGTGCTGCGCCGCATCCGCAGCAGCGGCCACACCCCGGTGATCCTGGTGACGGCCCGCACCGAGGATCTGGACAAGCTGCTGGGCTTAGAGCTGGGGGCCGACGACTACGTGACCAAGCCCTTCAGCCCGCGCGAGGTGGTGGCCCGGGTCAAGGCGGTGCTGCGGCGGGTGGTGCTGGCCGAGGCCCCTAAAGAGGTTCTGCGGGTGGGGCCGCTGGAGATTGATAGCGAGAAGGTGGTGGCCCGGCTGGGCGGGGTGCGCCTCGAGCTCACCCCCACCGAGTTTCGCCTGCTGGAAGCCCTGGCCCGCACCCCCGGCAAGGCCTTCAGCCGGGCCGAGCTGCTGGAGGCCGCCCTGCCCGACTCGGACGCGCTGGAGCGGGTGGTGGACGTGCACCTCAAGAACCTGCGCAGGAAGCTCGAGGCCGCTGGGGGCGCGGGACTTCTGGAGACCGTGCGGGGGGTGGGGTACCGGCTCTGGACGGAATAG
- a CDS encoding FAD:protein FMN transferase, whose amino-acid sequence MPLALFKPRPYRHQAHYEGVLGTTLTLQVRARGSQQARAAEAAVLAEIDRLERIFSSFSPESEFARWQAQGVAQLSPELQALLRAAEGWMAHTHGAFNPAAAAIQALYRQNPEPAEGELEALRRALQGPLWRLEGRTAHKLTALPLTLNALAKGHIADRAAQAAVAQGAEEVLLNLGGEIRHIGSQPVRVAVANPWAGADNALPLARLTICSQGVATSGRSQRGAHLFDPRTARPATQVVQATVVAPDAATADVLATAFCVLEPMLSLALAEVFGVGCLLVEANGRTHTNPRFAQEETEVTR is encoded by the coding sequence ATGCCGCTGGCCCTGTTCAAACCGCGCCCGTACCGGCACCAGGCCCACTACGAGGGGGTGCTGGGCACGACCCTGACCCTTCAGGTGCGCGCCCGGGGTTCGCAGCAAGCCCGCGCCGCCGAGGCCGCCGTTCTGGCTGAGATCGATCGCCTCGAGCGCATCTTCAGTAGCTTTTCGCCCGAATCCGAGTTCGCGCGCTGGCAGGCCCAGGGCGTAGCCCAGCTTTCGCCCGAGCTCCAGGCCTTGCTGCGCGCCGCCGAGGGCTGGATGGCCCACACCCACGGGGCCTTTAACCCGGCGGCTGCGGCCATCCAGGCTTTATACAGGCAAAACCCCGAGCCCGCCGAGGGCGAACTCGAGGCCCTGCGCCGGGCCCTCCAGGGCCCCTTGTGGCGGCTGGAGGGCCGCACGGCCCACAAGCTCACCGCGCTGCCCCTCACCCTCAACGCCCTGGCCAAAGGGCATATCGCCGACCGCGCGGCCCAGGCCGCGGTGGCCCAGGGGGCCGAAGAGGTGCTGCTCAACCTGGGCGGGGAGATCCGGCATATCGGGTCGCAGCCGGTGCGGGTTGCGGTGGCCAACCCCTGGGCTGGGGCCGACAACGCCCTGCCGCTGGCCCGCCTCACGATCTGCAGCCAGGGGGTGGCCACCAGCGGGCGCTCGCAGCGGGGAGCGCATCTGTTCGACCCCCGCACGGCCCGGCCTGCCACCCAGGTGGTGCAGGCCACGGTGGTGGCCCCAGACGCGGCCACCGCCGATGTGCTGGCCACGGCTTTCTGTGTGCTCGAGCCCATGCTCAGCCTGGCCCTGGCCGAGGTATTTGGGGTGGGCTGCTTATTGGTGGAGGCCAACGGGCGCACCCACACCAACCCCCGCTTTGCACAAGAAGAAACCGAGGTGACCCGATGA
- a CDS encoding PepSY-associated TM helix domain-containing protein encodes MTGRVRMPVEKAQKPLRSRVYALARWLHLYASMLSLLVVLFFAATGITLNHPEWVFGNTQTIHTYQGTLPQGWQQGGEINWLKAAEALRAAHGLRGRVNDTRADDQEASISFRAPGYAADAFISRADGSYTLKVVAQGPVAVLNDLHRGRDAGPAWAWLIDLSGGFLLLVALTGFVLSLYFRKTRSAALTVALTGLGVLLLLTWLAIR; translated from the coding sequence ATGACCGGCAGGGTTAGGATGCCAGTGGAAAAAGCGCAGAAACCACTGCGCTCGAGGGTTTATGCCCTGGCCCGCTGGCTGCACCTCTACGCTTCTATGTTGAGCCTGCTGGTGGTGCTGTTTTTTGCCGCTACCGGCATCACCCTCAACCACCCCGAGTGGGTATTTGGCAATACCCAGACCATCCACACCTACCAGGGCACCCTGCCCCAGGGCTGGCAGCAAGGGGGCGAGATCAACTGGCTCAAAGCCGCCGAGGCCTTGCGGGCTGCCCACGGCCTGAGGGGTCGGGTGAACGATACCCGCGCCGACGACCAGGAGGCTTCCATCAGCTTCCGCGCCCCCGGCTATGCCGCCGATGCCTTCATTAGCCGGGCCGACGGCAGCTATACCCTCAAGGTGGTGGCCCAGGGGCCGGTAGCCGTCCTGAACGATCTGCACCGCGGGCGCGATGCTGGCCCGGCCTGGGCCTGGCTGATTGACCTCTCGGGCGGGTTTTTGTTGCTGGTGGCGCTTACGGGCTTCGTGCTCTCGCTGTACTTCCGCAAAACCCGCAGCGCGGCCTTGACCGTGGCGTTGACGGGCCTTGGTGTTCTGTTGCTTCTGACCTGGCTGGCTATACGGTAG
- a CDS encoding sensor histidine kinase, with the protein MSLRLRLALFIALAIALALLVQGFLGYASFERLQMGNLERDLNAYLARIADQLEGRRGPPRLFRRDRDGDSGTEWMERLRDNTPPLPLPNPAPVGTIAHARLVQGQVVLREWGSFPDEIPLDNRPEARLEQNWLYRSVRLGPELYLQGALEASQVRASLAGYQQTVLFTALVVALLGAWVAWLVSGPALRPLRHLQQAARRVADSGDLSLRVPAEGSGELLHLSQTFNQMLERLSAFRQRETEFTRNAAHELRTPLTSLRLQLDALQQGLASPEETLSVVREEVERMTHLSESLLTLAREGRGQRVGLDVAQLAQEVAQKAGVPYQGPLHLETSGDPFLLRQALENLLSNAQKYAPGAPVRLELAHSDDHRFAILRVQDEGPGMPPEVLKRAAEPFYRAPGTRVPGNGLGLSVAAQVAQVHEGRLELRNLEPRGLAAELWIRIQPA; encoded by the coding sequence ATGAGCCTGCGGCTGCGCCTGGCCCTGTTTATCGCCCTGGCTATTGCCCTGGCCCTGCTGGTGCAGGGGTTTTTAGGGTACGCCAGCTTCGAGCGCTTGCAGATGGGCAACCTCGAGCGCGACCTGAACGCCTACCTGGCCCGCATCGCCGACCAGCTCGAGGGCCGCCGGGGCCCCCCGCGGCTATTTAGGCGCGATCGGGACGGCGATTCCGGCACCGAGTGGATGGAGCGCCTGCGCGACAACACGCCCCCGCTTCCCCTTCCCAACCCCGCGCCGGTGGGCACCATCGCCCATGCACGGCTGGTGCAGGGGCAGGTGGTGCTGCGGGAGTGGGGGAGTTTCCCCGACGAAATACCGCTGGACAACCGCCCCGAGGCCCGGCTCGAGCAGAACTGGCTCTACCGTAGCGTGCGCCTGGGCCCCGAACTTTACCTGCAGGGGGCGCTCGAGGCCAGCCAGGTGCGGGCCAGCCTGGCCGGCTACCAGCAGACCGTGCTGTTCACCGCCCTGGTGGTGGCACTCCTGGGGGCCTGGGTGGCCTGGCTGGTAAGCGGGCCGGCCCTGCGGCCCCTGCGCCACCTCCAGCAGGCCGCCCGCCGGGTGGCCGACTCGGGCGACCTGAGCCTGCGGGTGCCCGCCGAGGGCAGCGGGGAGCTCCTGCACCTGAGCCAGACCTTCAACCAGATGCTCGAGCGGCTCTCGGCCTTCCGCCAACGCGAGACCGAGTTCACCCGCAACGCTGCCCACGAGCTGCGCACCCCCCTGACCTCGCTGCGCTTGCAGCTCGACGCACTGCAACAGGGGCTGGCCTCGCCCGAGGAGACCCTATCGGTGGTGCGGGAGGAGGTGGAGCGCATGACCCACCTGAGCGAGTCGCTCCTGACCCTGGCGCGGGAGGGCCGGGGGCAGCGGGTGGGGCTGGACGTGGCCCAGCTAGCCCAGGAGGTCGCACAAAAAGCGGGCGTGCCCTACCAGGGGCCCCTTCACCTGGAAACCTCCGGCGACCCCTTTCTGCTGCGCCAGGCCCTGGAAAACCTGCTCTCCAACGCCCAGAAGTACGCCCCGGGGGCCCCGGTGCGGCTCGAGCTGGCCCACTCCGACGACCACCGGTTCGCCATTCTGCGGGTACAGGACGAAGGGCCGGGCATGCCGCCCGAGGTGCTCAAACGGGCCGCCGAGCCCTTCTACCGCGCCCCCGGCACCCGGGTGCCGGGCAACGGCCTGGGCCTGAGTGTGGCGGCCCAGGTAGCCCAGGTACACGAGGGCCGCTTGGAGCTCAGGAACCTCGAGCCCCGCGGGCTTGCAGCCGAGCTGTGGATCCGGATTCAACCGGCCTGA
- a CDS encoding ferredoxin, with protein MPHVIVEPCIGTKDKSCVEVCPVECIYDGGDQFYIHPDECIDCGACVPACPVSAIYPEEDVPEQWQDYIAKNRKLAGLE; from the coding sequence ATGCCCCACGTGATTGTTGAACCCTGCATCGGCACCAAGGACAAGTCCTGTGTCGAAGTCTGCCCGGTGGAGTGCATCTACGACGGCGGTGACCAGTTCTACATCCACCCCGACGAGTGCATTGACTGCGGGGCCTGTGTGCCGGCCTGCCCGGTCTCGGCCATCTACCCCGAGGAAGACGTGCCCGAGCAGTGGCAGGACTACATCGCCAAAAACCGCAAGCTGGCGGGACTCGAGTAG
- a CDS encoding DUF2271 domain-containing protein — protein MKRSLISRRNFIHRSIGLVLTLWAGQSLAQTRWAGMKLDITFEFVGNGFRYRPPYVAVWLEDAQGLPVRTLAVWFEQSRKGPRWLNELRRWYRSNEPTEAVSGPTRMPGRYTLSWDGKDDKGNLVNQGDYYVCVELVREHGPYELFREKVILAQTPFKRSYNVAGELKEVSLSYDRQG, from the coding sequence ATGAAGCGTTCCTTGATCAGCCGTCGAAACTTTATACACCGCAGCATTGGCCTGGTGCTTACCCTGTGGGCCGGCCAAAGCCTGGCCCAGACTCGCTGGGCCGGCATGAAGCTGGACATTACCTTCGAGTTTGTGGGGAACGGTTTTCGCTACCGCCCGCCCTATGTGGCGGTCTGGCTCGAGGACGCCCAGGGCCTGCCGGTGCGCACCCTGGCGGTCTGGTTTGAGCAGTCCCGCAAGGGCCCGCGCTGGCTCAACGAACTCCGGCGCTGGTACCGCAGCAATGAGCCCACCGAGGCCGTCTCGGGCCCCACCCGGATGCCGGGGCGCTACACCCTGAGCTGGGACGGCAAGGACGACAAGGGCAACCTGGTTAATCAGGGTGACTATTACGTGTGCGTTGAGCTGGTGCGCGAGCATGGCCCCTACGAGCTGTTCCGCGAAAAAGTCATCCTGGCCCAGACCCCCTTCAAGCGCAGCTACAACGTGGCCGGCGAGCTTAAGGAGGTGAGCCTTTCCTATGACCGGCAGGGTTAG
- a CDS encoding intradiol ring-cleavage dioxygenase: protein MDNDDKPIGTILNRRKVLAALGLGGLAGVGGLMNGQRAAAQNNALPSCIVRPALTEGPYFVDVQLNRSDIRSDPTTGVVKPGVPLSLRFVVSRVSASGCTPLPGAMVDIWQCDAQGLYSGVQDRFADTRGQKWLRGYQITDAQGVAQFTTIYPGWYPGRTVHIHFKIRYQNRDFTSQLFFDDALSDRIFANPPYVKTGTRTRNANDSIYRNGGSQLLLNLTQSGQGYAATFDIGLNL, encoded by the coding sequence ATGGATAACGACGATAAACCGATTGGAACGATTCTGAACCGCCGTAAGGTGCTGGCCGCCCTGGGCCTGGGCGGGCTGGCCGGGGTGGGTGGGCTAATGAATGGACAGAGGGCCGCAGCCCAGAACAACGCCCTGCCTTCCTGCATTGTGCGCCCGGCCCTGACCGAGGGGCCCTACTTTGTGGATGTCCAGCTCAACCGCTCCGATATCCGCTCCGACCCCACCACGGGGGTGGTGAAGCCAGGGGTGCCCCTGAGCCTGCGCTTTGTGGTCTCGAGGGTCTCGGCCAGCGGATGCACCCCACTGCCGGGGGCCATGGTGGACATCTGGCAGTGCGACGCCCAGGGCCTCTACTCCGGGGTACAGGATCGCTTCGCCGACACCCGCGGGCAGAAGTGGCTGCGCGGCTACCAGATTACCGATGCCCAGGGGGTGGCCCAGTTCACCACCATCTACCCCGGCTGGTATCCGGGCCGCACCGTGCACATCCACTTCAAAATTCGCTACCAGAACCGCGACTTCACCTCGCAGCTCTTCTTCGACGATGCCCTGAGCGACCGCATTTTTGCCAACCCGCCCTATGTGAAAACGGGCACCCGCACCCGCAACGCCAACGACAGCATCTACCGCAACGGGGGGAGCCAGCTTTTGCTCAACCTGACCCAGAGCGGGCAGGGCTATGCCGCTACCTTTGATATTGGACTGAACCTCTAG